One segment of Pseudomonas pohangensis DNA contains the following:
- a CDS encoding DUF2868 domain-containing protein, with translation MSPAIPATSTLTPLDRYWLCEAIRLREARGERLEDRAAIRLARAGGGDLQQRILQRALSLAERDGQLIALQHYRHGAGLAMLLLALLALLTGAGLAFAALGDGVRPVNVFWALGSLLGVNLIMLLISGLSLLLGNDNGLLTRLWRWLSDLLARDARAAQLAPALLLLLQRQRLSRWAIGLVSNGLWLLTLLGALALLLLLMSTHRYGFVWETTLLGSNSFVGLIQALGALPALAGFSQPDAQMIRASGDLALNDPLARQVWASWLLGVFIVFGVLPRLLLSLLCLWGWRHGLKSLALDLSLPAYQLLRSELLPDSERLGIVSAAPELPAILPGGHTLEQSSGALLVAIELDGKRAWPPALPAGIADAGNLDSREQRQHLLDQLSRFPPARLLIACDPRRSPDRGSLALIAELAQSAAATRVWLLPAEPGEALDADRLSDWHQALGQLQLPYADSASLTWLESGHD, from the coding sequence GTGAGTCCAGCCATCCCCGCAACCAGCACCCTTACCCCTCTCGACCGCTACTGGTTGTGCGAAGCCATTCGCCTGCGCGAAGCCCGTGGTGAGCGGCTGGAAGACCGCGCGGCCATTCGTCTGGCGCGCGCCGGCGGCGGTGATCTGCAGCAGCGCATCCTGCAACGTGCCCTGAGTCTGGCTGAACGTGACGGGCAACTGATCGCCCTGCAGCATTACCGCCACGGTGCCGGCCTGGCCATGCTGCTGCTGGCCCTGCTGGCGCTGCTCACCGGCGCCGGCCTGGCGTTTGCCGCACTCGGTGATGGCGTGCGCCCGGTCAATGTGTTCTGGGCGCTGGGCAGCCTGCTCGGGGTGAACCTGATCATGCTGCTGATCTCCGGCCTGAGCCTGTTGCTGGGTAACGACAACGGCCTGCTGACGCGCCTGTGGCGCTGGCTCAGCGACCTGCTGGCCCGCGATGCCCGGGCCGCCCAACTGGCTCCGGCGCTGCTGCTGCTGTTGCAAAGACAGCGCCTGAGTCGCTGGGCCATCGGTCTGGTGAGCAACGGCCTGTGGCTGCTGACCCTGCTCGGCGCGCTGGCGTTGTTGCTGCTGCTGATGAGTACACATCGCTACGGCTTTGTCTGGGAAACCACCCTGCTTGGCAGCAACAGTTTTGTCGGCCTGATCCAGGCCCTCGGCGCACTGCCGGCGCTGGCCGGCTTCAGCCAGCCCGATGCGCAGATGATCCGGGCCAGCGGTGATCTCGCGCTGAATGACCCACTGGCACGGCAGGTCTGGGCCAGCTGGCTGCTTGGCGTGTTTATTGTGTTCGGCGTGCTGCCGCGGCTGCTGCTGAGCCTGCTCTGCCTGTGGGGCTGGCGCCACGGCCTGAAGAGCCTGGCACTGGATCTGTCACTGCCGGCCTATCAGCTGTTGCGCAGCGAATTGCTGCCGGACAGCGAACGGTTGGGCATCGTCAGCGCAGCGCCTGAACTGCCGGCCATTCTGCCCGGCGGTCACACCCTGGAACAGAGTAGCGGCGCCCTGCTGGTAGCCATCGAACTCGACGGCAAGCGAGCCTGGCCACCGGCCTTGCCCGCGGGCATCGCCGATGCCGGCAATCTCGACAGCCGCGAGCAACGGCAGCACCTGCTCGACCAGCTCAGCCGTTTTCCGCCGGCACGCCTGCTGATCGCTTGCGACCCACGGCGCTCGCCGGATCGCGGTAGCCTGGCCCTGATTGCCGAGCTGGCACAAAGCGCCGCAGCCACACGGGTCTGGCTACTTCCTGCCGAGCCCGGCGAGGCCTTGGACGCCGATCGATTGAGTGACTGGCATCAGGCACTGGGCCAACTGCAGTTGCCGTATGCCGACAGTGCCAGCCTGACCTGGCTGGAGAGCGGCCATGACTAA
- a CDS encoding GTPase/DUF3482 domain-containing protein: protein MTKPLKLAVVGHTNVGKTSLLRTLLRDVDFGEVSHRPSTTRHVEGARLSVNGNALLELYDTPGLEDAIALLDYLERLERPGERLDGPARISRFLESSEARQRFEQEAKVLRQLLQCDAGLYLIDAREPVLAKYRDELEVLAGCAKPLLPVLNFASASHGQEEAWREALGRLGLHALVRFDTVAPPQDGERRLYESLALLLEKSRPSLQQLIDDHSAQAIARQQSARLLIAELLIDCAACRQQVVARPEAERAAIEQLHQSVRQREQRCVEALLRLYAFRKDDALPDALPLLDGRWGDDLFNPETLKQLGIKLGSGVAAGAAAGAGVDLLVGGLTLGAAALLGAVAGGGVQTARGYGKRLLGKFKGQHELSIDDSVLRLLAMRQLQLLQALNLRGHAAVHKLQLPAAEATLWSQGKLPLPLRKSRAHPEWSTLNPGSPASSPERQAQIAELAAALITSS from the coding sequence ATGACTAAACCGCTGAAGCTGGCCGTGGTCGGCCACACCAACGTCGGCAAGACCTCGCTGCTGCGCACCCTGCTGCGCGATGTCGACTTCGGCGAGGTCTCCCATCGGCCGAGCACCACCCGGCATGTCGAGGGCGCGCGTCTCAGCGTGAATGGCAATGCGCTGCTGGAACTGTACGACACCCCCGGACTGGAAGACGCCATCGCCCTGCTCGACTACCTGGAACGGCTCGAGCGCCCCGGCGAACGCCTCGACGGCCCGGCACGCATCAGCCGTTTCCTTGAAAGCAGCGAAGCCCGCCAGCGCTTCGAACAGGAAGCCAAGGTGTTGCGCCAGTTGCTGCAATGCGATGCCGGGCTGTACCTGATCGATGCGCGCGAGCCGGTACTGGCCAAATACCGCGACGAACTGGAAGTGCTGGCCGGCTGCGCCAAACCGCTGCTGCCGGTGCTGAATTTCGCCAGCGCCAGTCACGGTCAGGAAGAAGCCTGGCGCGAGGCGCTGGGCCGCCTCGGCCTGCATGCGCTGGTGCGCTTCGACACGGTGGCACCGCCGCAGGATGGCGAGCGCCGTCTGTATGAAAGCCTGGCCCTGCTGCTGGAAAAATCCCGCCCGTCGTTGCAGCAACTGATCGATGACCATAGTGCCCAGGCCATCGCCAGACAGCAAAGCGCCCGGCTCTTGATCGCCGAACTGCTGATCGACTGCGCCGCCTGCCGCCAGCAGGTAGTCGCCAGGCCGGAGGCTGAACGCGCCGCCATCGAACAATTGCACCAGAGCGTAAGGCAGCGCGAGCAGCGCTGTGTCGAAGCGCTACTGCGGCTGTATGCCTTCCGCAAGGATGATGCCCTGCCCGACGCTCTGCCGTTACTGGATGGCCGTTGGGGCGATGACCTGTTCAACCCGGAAACCCTGAAACAACTGGGCATCAAACTCGGCAGCGGTGTGGCCGCCGGTGCGGCAGCCGGTGCCGGCGTGGATCTGCTGGTGGGCGGCCTGACCCTGGGCGCGGCCGCACTGCTCGGCGCAGTGGCCGGTGGCGGCGTGCAGACGGCGCGCGGCTACGGCAAACGCCTGCTCGGCAAGTTCAAGGGACAACATGAACTGAGCATCGATGACAGCGTGCTGCGCCTGCTCGCCATGCGCCAGTTGCAACTGCTGCAGGCACTCAACCTGCGCGGCCACGCGGCCGTACACAAGCTGCAACTGCCGGCGGCTGAAGCAACCCTGTGGAGTCAGGGCAAGCTGCCGCTGCCGTTGCGCAAGTCACGCGCCCATCCAGAATGGTCGACACTCAACCCCGGCAGCCCGGCCAGCAGCCCCGAGCGCCAGGCACAGATCGCCGAACTGGCCGCGGCGCTGATCACCAGTTCCTGA
- a CDS encoding MAPEG family protein, translating to MNYVHLIAVLAIVQFMYFAILVGKAREQYGVKAPAISGNEMFERAFRVQMNTLEQLVCFLPALLIAAVYWPQPYVAALGVVYLVGRALYRRAYVADPAKRGTGFMLTFIPTLLLLIASLVGALIG from the coding sequence ATGAATTACGTCCACCTCATAGCAGTTCTGGCAATCGTCCAGTTCATGTATTTCGCCATTCTCGTGGGCAAGGCACGCGAACAGTACGGCGTGAAGGCACCCGCTATCAGCGGCAACGAGATGTTCGAACGGGCCTTCCGCGTGCAGATGAACACACTGGAGCAACTGGTCTGTTTCCTGCCGGCCCTGCTGATAGCTGCCGTCTACTGGCCGCAGCCGTATGTTGCCGCGCTGGGGGTTGTCTACCTGGTCGGCCGCGCCCTCTACCGCCGTGCCTACGTGGCTGATCCGGCAAAGCGCGGCACCGGCTTCATGCTCACCTTCATTCCGACCCTGCTGCTGCTGATTGCCAGCCTTGTCGGCGCATTGATCGGCTAA